One Chordicoccus furentiruminis DNA window includes the following coding sequences:
- the alr gene encoding alanine racemase, giving the protein MKKYSRVVAEISYNAIDHNFALMASKLKPGTRIIAVVKADCYGHGAVQIARRIHELPYIWGFACATPEEAMQLRYNGIRKPIILLGYAFPESYEDLIDYDIRPCVFDLESARALSHRAGMLGHQVRVHIAVDTGMGRIGFQPTEESADIVREISLLPDLEIEGLFTHFARADEPDIAPAKEQLARYRTFRSMLDARGVRIPLCHVSNSAGIMRFQEANLDLVRAGITIYGLMPSDDVASEMTGLMPAMTLKSHLTFVKTLPKGSPVSYGGTYVTQGPTRIATVPVGYADGYPRQLSGRGWVLIRGRRAPITGRVCMDQFMVDVTGIPDASVGDEAVLLGTQGEERITAEQLGRISGRFNYEFVSLITKRVPRSYILDGTVMEQVDYFK; this is encoded by the coding sequence ATGAAAAAATACAGCAGAGTTGTCGCTGAGATCAGCTATAACGCCATTGATCACAATTTCGCCCTGATGGCATCAAAGCTGAAGCCCGGAACACGCATCATCGCAGTGGTCAAGGCGGACTGCTACGGCCACGGGGCTGTTCAGATTGCCCGCCGTATTCATGAGCTTCCTTATATCTGGGGATTCGCCTGCGCGACGCCTGAAGAGGCGATGCAGCTGCGCTACAACGGAATCCGAAAGCCCATTATCCTGCTGGGATACGCCTTTCCGGAATCCTACGAGGATCTCATCGATTATGATATCCGTCCCTGTGTCTTCGATCTGGAATCGGCCAGGGCTCTTTCGCACCGGGCCGGCATGCTGGGACACCAGGTGCGCGTCCATATCGCCGTGGACACAGGTATGGGACGGATCGGATTCCAGCCGACTGAAGAATCCGCGGACATCGTCCGTGAGATTTCGCTGCTCCCGGATCTTGAGATCGAAGGACTGTTCACTCACTTTGCGCGGGCGGACGAGCCGGATATCGCGCCGGCGAAAGAGCAGCTTGCCCGTTACCGCACCTTCCGCTCCATGCTGGACGCCCGCGGCGTACGGATTCCCCTCTGCCATGTGAGCAACAGCGCCGGGATCATGCGGTTTCAGGAGGCGAACCTTGATCTGGTTCGTGCCGGCATCACGATTTACGGGCTGATGCCCTCCGATGATGTGGCGTCGGAGATGACCGGTCTCATGCCGGCCATGACGCTGAAGAGTCATCTGACATTCGTGAAGACGCTGCCGAAGGGAAGCCCGGTCAGCTACGGCGGGACGTATGTCACACAGGGCCCCACCCGGATCGCGACCGTCCCGGTCGGCTATGCGGACGGTTATCCGAGGCAGCTTTCCGGGAGAGGCTGGGTCCTGATCCGCGGCCGCCGGGCTCCCATCACGGGCCGGGTCTGCATGGACCAGTTCATGGTGGACGTCACCGGGATTCCGGACGCATCCGTCGGCGATGAGGCGGTCCTTCTCGGCACTCAGGGAGAGGAACGAATCACCGCGGAACAGCTCGGACGGATCAGCGGCCGCTTTAACTACGAGTTCGTCTCGCTGATCACGAAGCGGGTTCCGCGCAGCTACATCCTCGACGGGACGGTGATGGAACAGGTTGATTATTTCAAATGA
- a CDS encoding hemolysin family protein, translating to MSMVNFDMFKKKHRSDAENDADEEIMSVVDEAHEKGDLEQDEADMIENILSFGDTDARDIMTRRSDIRALDGSLTLEEAVRRVLDFSNSRFPVYQGNIDTILGVVTFRDLMNKYIRSPENRTIAIEDIPKLIREVSVIPESRPIDSIFQYMRSKKVQIVIVVDEYGQTSGLVAMEDILEEIVGNILDEYDTDDHFIQRSFDDSIIMDGMTPLERAGEVLKCDFSGEEYETLNGYLTALLGHIPTEADHTVAGKKFLFHILKVDHHTIRKVRAERQPAAARKEN from the coding sequence ATGAGTATGGTAAATTTTGATATGTTCAAAAAAAAGCACCGGTCCGATGCCGAAAACGATGCCGATGAGGAAATCATGTCTGTCGTCGACGAGGCCCACGAAAAAGGCGATCTCGAACAGGACGAAGCCGATATGATCGAGAATATTCTCTCTTTCGGCGACACGGACGCCAGAGATATCATGACCCGGCGGAGCGATATCCGGGCTCTTGACGGAAGCCTCACGCTTGAGGAGGCGGTGAGAAGAGTGCTGGATTTCTCCAATTCCCGCTTTCCCGTCTACCAGGGAAACATCGACACGATTCTCGGGGTCGTGACGTTCCGCGATCTGATGAACAAGTATATCCGTTCGCCGGAAAACCGGACCATTGCCATCGAGGATATTCCCAAGCTGATCCGCGAGGTGTCCGTCATTCCGGAAAGCCGTCCGATCGACAGCATCTTCCAGTACATGCGCAGCAAGAAGGTTCAGATCGTCATTGTGGTCGACGAATACGGCCAGACCTCCGGTCTGGTCGCCATGGAGGATATCCTGGAGGAAATCGTCGGCAATATTCTTGATGAGTATGATACGGATGACCATTTCATTCAGCGGAGCTTTGACGACAGCATCATCATGGACGGAATGACGCCGCTTGAACGGGCCGGTGAGGTTCTGAAGTGCGATTTCAGCGGAGAGGAATACGAGACGCTGAACGGTTATCTGACCGCCCTTCTGGGACATATTCCCACAGAGGCGGATCATACGGTAGCCGGGAAGAAGTTTCTGTTTCATATTCTGAAAGTCGATCACCACACAATCAGAAAAGTAAGGGCGGAGAGACAGCCCGCCGCAGCCAGGAAGGAGAACTGA